The following proteins are encoded in a genomic region of Magnolia sinica isolate HGM2019 chromosome 1, MsV1, whole genome shotgun sequence:
- the LOC131226602 gene encoding nematode resistance protein-like HSPRO1, producing MQGSPFTLELGEPNFAGKPNLEYDLRIGDRVEEKEYEKAASDYWLLEQIWNLLTEIEDLHLLMDPDDFLHLKNQLSIKATNESEAFRFRSMALIELTRSSKDLKQRVPDILGVEVDPKGGPWIQEAAMALFHRKGDVAKIHLSQAFQVIEGAVKRFYFAYRQLIGATILMYDVRLFPSYC from the exons ATGCAGGGATCACCGTTCACGCTCGAGTTGGGCGAGCCAAACTTCGCTGGGAAACCGAACCTTGAGTACGATCTC CGGATTGGGGATCGGGTGGAAGAAAAGGAATATGAGAAGGCTGCAAGCGATTATTGGTTGCTCGAGCAGATCTGGAACCTTCTAACAGAGATCGAAGATCTACACCTCTTGATGGACCCGGACGATTTCCTCCACCTCAAAAACCAGCTCTCGATCAAAGCGACGAATGAATCTGAAGCCTTCCGCTTCAGATCAATGGCTCTGATCGAACTGACACGGTCATCGAAGGATCTGAAGCAGAGAGTGCCGGATATCTTGGGCGTGGAGGTGGACCCGAAGGGTGGGCCCTGGATCCAAGAAGCAGCAATGGCACTTTTCCATAGGAAGGGCGATGTAGCAAAGATCCATCTGTCGCAGGCGTTCCAGGTGATTGAAGGGGCAGTGAAGAGGTTCTATTTCGCATATCGGCAATTGATTGGGGCAACGATTCTCATGTATGATGTAAGGCTTTTCCCTTCTTACTGTTGA